From a single Nicotiana tomentosiformis chromosome 2, ASM39032v3, whole genome shotgun sequence genomic region:
- the LOC104114249 gene encoding proteasome subunit beta type-1-like, protein MTKQQANWSPYDNNGGTCVAVAGADYCVIAADTRMSTGYSILTRDYSKIIKLADKCVLASSGFQADVRALQKVLAARHLIYQHQHNKQMSCPAMGQLLSNTLYYKRFFPYYSFNVLGGLDNEGKGCVFTYDAVGSYERVGYSSQGSGSTLIMPFLDNQLKSPSPLLLPAKDAVTPLSESEAIDLVKTCFVSATERDIYTGDRLEIVVLNADRIRREEMDLRKD, encoded by the exons ATGACGAAGCAGCAAGCCAACTGGTCTCCCTATGACAACAATGGCGG AACGTGCGTGGCAGTAGCAGGAGCAGATTACTGTGTAATTGCAGCAGATACTCGCATGTCCACTGGCTACAGCATTCTTACTCGCGATTACTCCAAGATCATTAAACT AGCGGATAAATGTGTGCTGGCATCTTCAGGATTTCAAGCTGACGTGAGAGCTTTGCAAAAGGTTTTGGCAGCTAGGCATCTG ATCTACCAGCACCAGCACAATAAGCAGATGAGCTGTCCAGCTATGGGCCAGCTGCTTTCAAACACGCTGTACTACAAACGTTTCTTCCCCTACTATTCTTTCAATGTTCTAGGTGGCCTTGACAATGAAG GAAAGGGATGTGTCTTCACATATGATGCTGTTGGATCATATGAGAGGGTTGGCTACAGCTCTCAAGGTTCTGGTTCAACTCTGATCATGCCTTTCCTGGACAACCAACTGAAGTCTCCCAGCCCTCTCCTGCTACCTGCCAAG GATGCTGTTACTCCACTTTCTGAATCAGAAGCCATTGATTTAGTTAAGACATGTTTCGTTTCAGCAACAGAAAGGGATATATACACT GGTGACAGGCTGGAGATAGTCGTATTAAATGCTGATCGCATTCGTAGGGAAGAAATGGATCTGAGGAAAGATTAA